The Cellvibrio zantedeschiae genomic sequence GGTTTTTTCACCTTGCACGGCTTGAATAATTACGGGATGTTGCAAATCGCCATCCACAAACACATTAAAAAAGTTTTTGCCAAGTTGATCATCAAGAGTTATCGCCAAATAGGTTCCCGTGAAATTTCCAGCAATGCTGGTTCCTGGCCAGGATATTTGTGGTGCATCAGGTTTGGTCAGGTCAATTCGACCCGTATATTGCAAATATTTATCGCCACCAGAGATTTTAGTTACTGCAAACGCAGGAACTATAAAGGTGGACGCACAGATCGCCAATAAACAACGCGTTAATAACTTGGAAGGACTCATAAATAACTTGAAAGGATTCATATTGTAATTTTCCTAAGTGACAGGCCTTTTTAGATTTTGGGTAACTTATTCTAGTCGAAGATTATCCAGGTAAATAATGCGGCTCTCCGGGAGTTTGCCTACAAAAATTTCAACCCAGGTGATGTGCGATAGATCCATTAGTCTTCCAGCAGGTGCGTGTTCAATCGCGTCCATAGAATAGCTGAGATGATTCCAACCGGGTTTGAGTTGAAAACTTGTGTTAAATCTATCTTTCATTGCCCATTGGGTTAGCCCGTGCTGGACATCATTTACCCGTACCGTCATATAAAACGATGTTGAATCTGGATTATAAATATCAAAACCAAATTGTTTAAAGCCTCGCCAATCTTGCTGGAGGCGGCTGAATTTTATGCCTGAATAATTTTTGGGTGACAATACCACTTTTAATGAATATTCACCTTGCGTGCGATATTGCGTTGAACGCTCGTCTTCTTTTTTGCCCCAATAGGACTCTATAACAGATTCAAAACCCACCAAAAGCGGAAATTCATGTCGCGCCCGAGCTTCGTACCAGGACTCCATAAAAACTGCAGTAATATTGGGAATCAAAAGTACTGTGGCAAAAACACGCCCTAACAAAACCCATTTGGTGCTGCGCTGAAGCCAAAATAATCCCAGCCAAGTACCGGTTAAATCGCGGAGCAGATCATCCCAATTACCATCGCGCCCAATACTCGCCTGTATAACTTCAATAAGACCACCGGCAAAAAAAACAGTGGCGGTAATAATAAGCGCCACGCGCCAATTATTGACATCTACTTTTCTACTAATGAGAACGACCAAAGCAATAAAGAAGACAACATGCCCGCAATCCCAAATCGCACTTAACAAGCTGCTTGAAGACTCTAATGTGCCACCCAGAAAGAAAAAGGGAAAAGCTCCAACAAGAATAAACAACGGCAAAATTCGAGTTAATTTGTGTACAGCAAACTTGAACATACTAATATCTGGAATCACCCATACCGTTGAATTGCTTTGCAAGATTAGTGGCGTAATTATCGGTCATACCGCTGATAAAATCGATCACTGCCATCAATGCTAAATATTTATAATTTTTGTCGCGCTTACTCACGTTAGGGTGAAAGTTATTATCGCCAATCAACGCCATTACACGATTGTCTTTATAAGTCATTTGGCCTGGATCGCCGAGTGACGCATATACGGCGCTACAAATCGTACTCAACAAAGTACCTATCACAGCATAAGCACCAATTTCCAATTCAACGCGACGCGAATGGTTAAAAATTTTCTGCTTCGCCAAATCTTTTGCGGCTTGCACAGCAGTCATCACTTTTGGATCGCACAGGGAAATTAAATCCCCCTCCACACTGCCCTGCAAAAAAGCCTCCTGATGTTTAATAAATGCATCTGTGCCAGCATTTATAAATGCATCTATCACTTTACCGCGCACCAACGCCGGCTTGCGGCCATCATTAACTTTTTTAAGGGTGCGCTCCAAATCAGCTAGCTGTGGAGAATCTGCAATTACGGGGCGCAGCAATTCATAAATTTCATTCCAGTTGAGAATGCCCATTTCAAGGCCATCTTCCAAATCAATAATGCCGTAACAAAAATCGTCTGCGGCCTCCATTAAATAAACCAATGGGTGACGACAATACCAGTTTTTACCTTTTTCAATTAAACCGGTTTTTGCAGCAATTTCATGAAAGTAGCCCAGCTCTGATTGAAACACGCCATATTTATTATTTTTGGGGCGATGATTTAAAACCGTCGCAGTTGAGCACCAGGGATATTTCATTGAAGACGCGAGCGTTGCATAGGTTAGGCGCATACCTTCGTGATACTGGTGATATTCCGAGGTTGTAAGCACACGTAAACCCTGCGCGTTACCTTCAAATACGCGAATATCATCTCGCTCTTCTGGCGATAAATCCGCTAAAAATTCCGCACCTTCTTTTTGAAACCAACTGCGAATCGCATCCTCACCTGTATGACCAAACGGCGGATTGCCAATGTCGTGCGCAAGACAGGTTGCTTGAACTATGTCGCCAATATCTGTTGGCCAAATATGATCAGGCAAATCACCTGCATCTTTTAATGCTTGCCCAACACGTATGCCCAAAGTGCGCCCTACGCAGGCGACCTCCAGGCTGTGCGTCATGCGGTTGTGGATGTGGTCATTAGTTGCAAGCGGATGAACCTGAGTTTTGCGCGCCAGCCGACGAAATGCACCGGAAAAAATAATTTTGTCGTGATCCGAGTGAAAAGGCGAGCGCCCTTCTTCGTGCTTCGCCGTTCGCTTACCCAAGCGCTCTGCGCAAAGCAGTTGATTCCAATTCATTGTCATAGGTATCTACAACCTTGTTGATCTATCGATAAACTTTTAACAACTGGCGCACCAGTTTGGTTCTTAAAAAAAATTCCATCGCACAATATAAGCGCACTAAATCTTTATCAATCTTGTATTTCTTAAAATCCAAGATACTCCGATGCATATTTAACTTATTGTTTTATCTTGTAATTATTCATTGTATCAGACCAATTCGAGCCGCTTAATTTTTCTTGGCATAGTTACTGCAAAATCCTGAAAAAGCAATCTTGTATTCAAGATGGTATTTAAGATTTTAGAGCAGGAACAATAATGACAAGCACTCTAGGCTGGACAATTAGTGAATGGCTTGAAGCCTATCGCAGCCAAGCAATCAATGCACGTGAAGCACTCCATGCAGTGCGCGCCCAATTAGATTCCAGCGACCCAGCCTGGATTTATATCGTCTCTGCGGCCGAGCTGGACGCACAAATTGATGCTCTTGGCGCTACCGATCTTCCTTTATATGGAATTCCCTTCGCAGTAAAAGACAACATAGACGTTGCGGGCACGCCCACAACTGCGGCTTGCCCTGCATTTACCTATATTCCCGGCAAAGATGCCACCACTATTGCACGCTTGAAAGCAGCGGGAGCAGTTGTGATTGGCAAAACCAACCTGGATCAATTTGCTACTGGTCTTGTGGGCACGCGGTCACCTTACGGTGCCGTGCCCAACTCTTTTAAGGCCGATTATGTTTCCGGTGGCTCAAGCTCCGGTTCGGGCGTTGTAGTCGCGCGCGGTTTGGTGCCATTTAGTTTGGGAACAGATACCGCAGGTTCGGGTCGGGTACCCGCAGGGTTCAACAATATCGTAGGTCTTAAACCCACCAAGGGCCGCTTTAGTACATCAGGCGTCGTACCGGCATGTCGCAGTCTCGACTGCGTATCGATTTTCTCATTAACCGTTAATGATGCCGAAACAGTCGCATCAGTTTTGGAAGCGTTTGACAGCACAGACGGATATTCCCGCCAGGCCCCAAGCGCACCCATTTATTTTTCCAGCAAGCCCCGTTTCGGTATTCCAAAAAATCCGGAGTGGTTTGGTGATAAAAACGCTGAGCTTGCATGGGAAAAATCCCTCGAAAAATTGCAAGCTTTCGGTGCTGAGCTCACGCCAATTGATTTCACACCCATGTCCACATTAGCCAAGCTTCTTTATGGCGGCCCTTGGGTGGCAGAACGACATGCAGCTATAGCTGAATTTATGGCAGAACATGCCGATGATATGAATTCAGTGGTGCGCGGCATTATTGAAAAAGCCGAAAACTTTTCTGCAACTGATACCTATCGCAGTGAATATGAGCGCGCCGATTTAGCACGCGAAATTCAATTGTTGATGAGCAGCGTAGATGCTTTATTAGTACCGACTTCACCGCGCCATCCCACTATCGCGGAAGTAGAAGCAGATCCGGTCACGGTTAACAGCCAATTAGGAACCTACACCAATTTTGTCAATTTAGCTGATTGCTCAGCGCTCGCCCTACCAGCCGTTATGCGCGATGACATGCTTCCTTTTGGGATCACTTTGATTGCCCCCGCATGGCAGGACGCAACACTCGCCGCGTTCGGTAAACAGTGGCAAAACTTTATTCAATTGCCCCTCGGAAAAACTGAAAAACCAACTCCAGAATTTATTCCAAGCAAAACTGCTCCTGCAGGTTATGTACGCCTCGCCGTCGTCGGCGCACATCTCACTGGTATGCCGCTGAATGTTCAATTGCAAGAACGCAAAGCTATTTTTGTGGAAAGCACTTTCACATCCAATTCTTACCGTTTATTTGCACTCCCCAATACAACTCCACCAAAACCTGGATTAATTCGCGGCAAAACTGGCGAAACCGGTGCAGAAATTATTGTGGAACTGTGGGACGTGCCACTAGAAAAATTTGGCAGCTTTGTAGCACTTATTCCAGCACCGCTCGGAATAGGCACGCTCAGTTTAAAAGATGGCCGTGAAGTGAAAGGTTTTATTTGCGAAGGCGCTGCCGTTGAAGGCGCAACTGATATTACGCATTTGGGTGGATGGCGCGCCTATATCAAATCGTTACAGAAATAACTGCACTCACAAAAAGCAAAACAGAAAACCATACAGAGTCGGAGAAGGAACATGTTTCATACAGTCTTAATCGCAAACCGCGGCGAAATTGCGGTACGAATTGCTAAAACGCTGAAAAAGATGGGCGTTAAATCAGTTGCGATTTATTCCGATGCCGACCGCAACTCTGCACATGTGACTGCATGTGATCTAGCTGTGTGCCTGGGCGGCAACACCGCCGCAGAAAGTTATTTGCAAGCAGACCGTATTCTTGCGGCTGCCAAAGAAACCGGTGCACAAGCGATTATTCCCGGCTACGGCTTCCTCTCAGAAAATGCGAAATTTGCAGAGCAATGCGAAGCAGAAGGTATTGCGTTCTGTGGACCAACGCCAGATCAAATGCGTCAATTTGGTTTAAAACATACCTCCCGTGAAATTGCAGAAAAAGCTGGCGTACCACTCACACCGGGCACTGGTTTATTAAACTCAATTGAAGAAGCTATTTCATCAGCCGCCAAACTAGGCTACCCCGTTATGCTGAAAAGCACTGCTGGTGGTGGTGGCATTGGTTTAACGCGCTGTAACAGCGAAGAAGAATTAACCAATGCTTACGAAAGCGTAAAACGCTTAGGGCAAAACTTTTTTAGCGACAGCGGCGTTTTCCTTGAGCGTTTTGTCGATAACGCCCGCCATGTTGAAGTACAAATCTTTGGCGACGGCTTGGGCAATGTATTAGCTCTCGGCGAACGCGATTGTTCACTGCAACGTCGCAACCAAAAAGTTGTTGAGGAAACACCCGCGCCCAATTTACCTGCCGCAACACGCGATAAATTATTAGCCGCATCACAAAGCCTTGGCGAAGCAGTTAAATACCGCTCCGCTGGCACAGTGGAATATATTTACGACGCCGCACGCGATGCGTTTTATTTTTTGGAAGTAAATACCCGTTTACAAGTTGAACATCCCATCACTGAAGCTTGCACTGGTGTCGATTTAGTTGAATGGATGATTTTAACTGCAGCGGGAATGCCGCCTTCATTTGATATAGATATCACACCTAAAGGCGCAGCCATTGAAGTTCGCTTATATGCAGAAGATCCCGTGCGCGATTTCCAACCATCGCCCGGTGTATTAACTGATGTTTTATTTTCTGATTCCGCACGTAATGACACTTGGGTTTCTACAGGCACAGAGGTATCGCCCTACTACGACCCCATGATTGCAAAAATTATTGTACATGGAACAGATCGTGTTGATGCCATCAACAAAATGCAAGCTGCGTTAAATGAAACGTGTATGGCCGGCATAGCAACCAATCTTGATTATTTGCGCCAAATTATTTCATCGGACTTTTTTGGCAATGGCGACGTAGCCACCAACAAACTCGCAAGCTTTGAATACAAAGCGCCTGTGGTTGAAGTAATCCAACCCGGCACTTACACCAGCGTACAAGATTATCCTGGACGTGTTGGTTTATGGAGTGTTGGCGTTCCACCATCAGGCCCAATGGATGATTATGCATTCCGTTTGGCCAACCGTATTGTCGGCAATCATGAAAGCGCAGCCGCATTAGAAATTACTTTAATTGGCCCCAAATTGCGCTTTCATAGTGATGCAATTATTTCACTCACCGGCGCAAAATCATCCGCAAAATTAGATGGCGAATTAATTTCATTCTGGGCACCAGTTCCCGTAAAAGCCGGACAAATTCTTGAAGTTGGTAAAGCAGAATCCGGTTGCAGAAGTTATCTTGCAATACGCAATGGATTCGATGTGCCGGTCTATTTAGGTAGCCGCTCCACATTTGCTCTCGGCCAATTCGGTGGTCACGCTGGTCGCACACTGCGCGCAACCGACATGCTCGCCATCAGCAATCCAACTATTGCCGCGTGCACAACACCAGCTCCGGTTTACGCAGCATCTGCTGCACCTACAGAATTAATTCCAACCTACCCTGACAATCATGAATGGGAAATTGGTGTGCTCTACGGGCCA encodes the following:
- a CDS encoding deoxyguanosinetriphosphate triphosphohydrolase, coding for MTMNWNQLLCAERLGKRTAKHEEGRSPFHSDHDKIIFSGAFRRLARKTQVHPLATNDHIHNRMTHSLEVACVGRTLGIRVGQALKDAGDLPDHIWPTDIGDIVQATCLAHDIGNPPFGHTGEDAIRSWFQKEGAEFLADLSPEERDDIRVFEGNAQGLRVLTTSEYHQYHEGMRLTYATLASSMKYPWCSTATVLNHRPKNNKYGVFQSELGYFHEIAAKTGLIEKGKNWYCRHPLVYLMEAADDFCYGIIDLEDGLEMGILNWNEIYELLRPVIADSPQLADLERTLKKVNDGRKPALVRGKVIDAFINAGTDAFIKHQEAFLQGSVEGDLISLCDPKVMTAVQAAKDLAKQKIFNHSRRVELEIGAYAVIGTLLSTICSAVYASLGDPGQMTYKDNRVMALIGDNNFHPNVSKRDKNYKYLALMAVIDFISGMTDNYATNLAKQFNGMGDSRY
- the atzF gene encoding allophanate hydrolase, with amino-acid sequence MTSTLGWTISEWLEAYRSQAINAREALHAVRAQLDSSDPAWIYIVSAAELDAQIDALGATDLPLYGIPFAVKDNIDVAGTPTTAACPAFTYIPGKDATTIARLKAAGAVVIGKTNLDQFATGLVGTRSPYGAVPNSFKADYVSGGSSSGSGVVVARGLVPFSLGTDTAGSGRVPAGFNNIVGLKPTKGRFSTSGVVPACRSLDCVSIFSLTVNDAETVASVLEAFDSTDGYSRQAPSAPIYFSSKPRFGIPKNPEWFGDKNAELAWEKSLEKLQAFGAELTPIDFTPMSTLAKLLYGGPWVAERHAAIAEFMAEHADDMNSVVRGIIEKAENFSATDTYRSEYERADLAREIQLLMSSVDALLVPTSPRHPTIAEVEADPVTVNSQLGTYTNFVNLADCSALALPAVMRDDMLPFGITLIAPAWQDATLAAFGKQWQNFIQLPLGKTEKPTPEFIPSKTAPAGYVRLAVVGAHLTGMPLNVQLQERKAIFVESTFTSNSYRLFALPNTTPPKPGLIRGKTGETGAEIIVELWDVPLEKFGSFVALIPAPLGIGTLSLKDGREVKGFICEGAAVEGATDITHLGGWRAYIKSLQK
- the uca gene encoding urea carboxylase → MFHTVLIANRGEIAVRIAKTLKKMGVKSVAIYSDADRNSAHVTACDLAVCLGGNTAAESYLQADRILAAAKETGAQAIIPGYGFLSENAKFAEQCEAEGIAFCGPTPDQMRQFGLKHTSREIAEKAGVPLTPGTGLLNSIEEAISSAAKLGYPVMLKSTAGGGGIGLTRCNSEEELTNAYESVKRLGQNFFSDSGVFLERFVDNARHVEVQIFGDGLGNVLALGERDCSLQRRNQKVVEETPAPNLPAATRDKLLAASQSLGEAVKYRSAGTVEYIYDAARDAFYFLEVNTRLQVEHPITEACTGVDLVEWMILTAAGMPPSFDIDITPKGAAIEVRLYAEDPVRDFQPSPGVLTDVLFSDSARNDTWVSTGTEVSPYYDPMIAKIIVHGTDRVDAINKMQAALNETCMAGIATNLDYLRQIISSDFFGNGDVATNKLASFEYKAPVVEVIQPGTYTSVQDYPGRVGLWSVGVPPSGPMDDYAFRLANRIVGNHESAAALEITLIGPKLRFHSDAIISLTGAKSSAKLDGELISFWAPVPVKAGQILEVGKAESGCRSYLAIRNGFDVPVYLGSRSTFALGQFGGHAGRTLRATDMLAISNPTIAACTTPAPVYAASAAPTELIPTYPDNHEWEIGVLYGPHGAPDFFTQDAIDMFFSTAWEVHYNSNRLGIRLNGPKPTWTRSDGGEAGLHPSNIHDTEYAVGSINFTGDMPVILTKDGPSLGGFVCPVTIIKAELWKVGQVKPGDKIRFKRLSFDAALALELAADKAIETLTAQTSVVLPAIVKPENTISECIVAALPATAKRPLVSYRQAGDKYILLEYGDNILELSLRLRVYALMEALKASPINGVIELSPGVRSLQINYDSRVIHQQDLIAKLLVIEETLSDARDVKVPSRIVYMPMAFEDSATLDAVSRYRQSVRDKAPWLPSNTEFMRRINGLDSVAQVKQIIFDTSYMVLGLGDVYLGAPCAVPVDPRHRLLTSKYNPARTYTAEGTVGIGGVYMCIYGMDSPGGYQLVGRTLPIWNKFLKNSDFGNGEPWLLKFFDRVRYYEVSEDELTAQREAFREGKLNLRIEESFFSLAEHEQFLQENATSIADFKSKQQAAFTKEVALWQADEEAQVDAALQVKINTNPIDVDGHAVTADISGNIWKLLVEPGQLVEVDQPLLIVEAMKMEFSIYADRAAKVSSIHCAPGKQVNAGDLLVVLEED